The Methylomicrobium lacus LW14 genome window below encodes:
- a CDS encoding TolC family protein, giving the protein MTLLAPSTLRRRSPASLAALGLLLLSLLAEPALASTETVPVSVTIGDLLKIVREKSPRFAVILQRIETARAEVVAAGVLPNPTISYGRYDFVGGGANHMFDGNAQEQVTLEVPLLIAGQRGARIEAAEKGVTAAEADVEAEYAALVHETRRLFVKLLAEQERVAIFEETARDMQHLAAIVTGRKDAGNASSFDELRIGVEASGIETKLETARNDLAETVGDLGLLLGMPDWKPAAVGKLAVLGVPADAQKLLSEAEVSNPDIVAAQRSESAADAGLEKARRERWPAVSVQVGTVYTDSPYSNTTFGGVSVEVPIFDRNQGGMAKAEAAKHAAMLEHDFATSRTRVAIDRAVNLLVRRQETRVKFEKDVLSKLNSLKSMGESAYRFGKGTILELLDSYRSRTEMRLTEVDLIQAETEAELDALRASGQLLSYLNATPD; this is encoded by the coding sequence ATGACATTGCTAGCCCCCTCCACACTACGTCGGCGCTCGCCAGCATCCTTGGCGGCATTGGGTTTATTACTGTTAAGCTTGCTCGCCGAGCCGGCGCTGGCATCTACCGAAACCGTGCCGGTCTCGGTGACGATCGGCGACTTGCTCAAAATCGTGCGCGAAAAAAGTCCTCGCTTTGCGGTCATACTGCAACGCATCGAAACGGCCAGGGCCGAAGTGGTCGCCGCCGGCGTTCTGCCTAATCCGACCATCAGTTACGGCCGATATGATTTTGTTGGGGGGGGCGCGAATCACATGTTCGATGGCAATGCTCAGGAACAGGTCACCTTGGAAGTACCGCTGTTGATTGCGGGCCAACGCGGCGCCCGTATCGAAGCCGCGGAAAAGGGCGTCACCGCAGCCGAAGCGGATGTCGAGGCCGAATATGCGGCGTTGGTTCATGAAACGCGACGGTTATTCGTAAAACTTTTGGCAGAACAGGAACGCGTCGCCATTTTTGAAGAAACCGCGCGCGACATGCAGCATTTGGCGGCGATCGTTACCGGCCGCAAGGATGCAGGTAATGCCAGCTCTTTCGATGAGCTGCGTATCGGTGTCGAAGCCAGCGGCATAGAGACAAAGCTCGAAACCGCGCGCAACGATCTGGCCGAAACCGTGGGAGATTTGGGCCTGCTCTTAGGCATGCCTGACTGGAAGCCGGCAGCGGTAGGAAAATTGGCGGTTTTAGGTGTGCCGGCCGATGCGCAAAAACTGCTGTCTGAAGCGGAAGTTTCGAATCCCGACATTGTAGCGGCGCAGCGCAGCGAATCCGCCGCCGATGCCGGTTTGGAAAAAGCGCGCCGCGAACGCTGGCCGGCCGTTTCTGTTCAGGTGGGTACGGTTTATACCGACAGTCCCTACAGTAACACGACGTTCGGCGGCGTTTCGGTCGAAGTGCCGATATTCGACCGCAACCAAGGTGGGATGGCAAAGGCCGAAGCCGCGAAACATGCGGCCATGCTGGAACATGACTTTGCGACTTCCCGTACCCGCGTGGCGATTGATCGCGCGGTCAATCTGCTCGTGCGCAGGCAGGAAACTCGAGTCAAATTCGAAAAAGATGTGCTGTCCAAGCTGAACAGCCTTAAATCGATGGGCGAGTCCGCTTACCGTTTCGGCAAGGGAACCATTTTAGAACTGCTGGATTCCTACCGGTCCCGAACCGAAATGCGCTTGACCGAAGTCGATCTGATACAAGCCGAAACGGAAGCGGAACTGGATGCGCTGAGGGCATCCGGCCAACTGTTAAGTTATCTGAACGCCACTCCCGATTGA
- a CDS encoding esterase family protein, producing the protein MNREYHCWHSPDLGRDMELLVFGHDGAKVLMFPTRDGRFYEYEDIGIVEVLADKIDAGLLQLYCVDSIVNESFYCNWCHPSGRIQRHIQYENYILNDILPFMASQNPNPCTIAYGCSLGAYKAATIAFRHPDRFQKLCAFSGRYDLTLSVEHFHNLFDGYYDDNIYFHTPTHFLPQLDCEMRLQHLRQMDMVFVIGKEDPFLDNNRHLSQICWSKGVPHALHEWNGRAHRGRYWRQMTRLYV; encoded by the coding sequence ATGAATCGGGAATATCATTGTTGGCACAGCCCTGATCTGGGACGCGACATGGAACTGTTGGTGTTCGGCCATGACGGGGCGAAAGTCCTGATGTTTCCGACCCGCGACGGGCGTTTTTACGAATACGAAGATATCGGCATCGTCGAGGTGCTGGCCGACAAAATCGACGCCGGCCTCCTGCAATTGTATTGCGTGGACAGCATCGTCAACGAGAGTTTTTATTGCAATTGGTGTCATCCGTCCGGGCGCATTCAGCGTCACATCCAGTACGAGAACTACATCCTGAACGATATCTTGCCGTTCATGGCGAGTCAGAATCCGAACCCCTGCACGATCGCCTACGGTTGCAGCCTGGGCGCATACAAAGCCGCTACCATCGCCTTCCGCCATCCCGATCGATTTCAAAAATTGTGCGCATTTTCAGGCCGATATGATTTGACGTTGTCGGTCGAACACTTTCACAACCTGTTCGACGGCTACTACGACGACAATATCTATTTCCATACGCCGACGCATTTTCTGCCCCAGCTCGACTGCGAAATGCGCCTGCAACACTTGCGGCAGATGGACATGGTGTTCGTGATCGGCAAGGAAGACCCGTTTCTCGACAATAACCGTCATCTCAGCCAGATATGTTGGTCCAAAGGCGTGCCGCATGCGTTGCACGAATGGAACGGGCGCGCGCATCGAGGCCGATATTGGCGGCAGATGACAAGGCTCTATGTGTGA
- a CDS encoding acetylxylan esterase, whose translation MPTFDPAYGYALDQLRSITPPLPPDDFVPFWQARYQRALALDPRQRITYCAWSHPDFECYDLNYRSTDAFEIGGWALIPKHAPVTRGVIVGHGYGGREGPDFHLPIPNAVYLFPCFRGLSRSRRWPISDNPAYHVLHDIDNKDRYILGGCVEDLWVAVSALLAMFPAVAGHVGYLGISFGGGIGALALPWDRRIQRAHLNVPSFGDHPRRLKLPTWGSAAALQNYQREHGHILDTLRYYDAAIAARYIEAPVHVAAALADPVVTPPGQFSIYNALPREKRLFVFDMGHADYPRKAEQENALIEELREFFDCL comes from the coding sequence ATGCCGACTTTCGACCCCGCCTACGGCTATGCCCTGGACCAATTGCGGAGTATCACGCCGCCGCTGCCGCCGGATGACTTTGTTCCCTTCTGGCAGGCGCGCTATCAGCGGGCGCTGGCATTGGACCCGCGCCAGCGCATCACGTACTGCGCGTGGTCGCATCCCGATTTCGAGTGTTACGATCTGAATTACCGCTCGACCGATGCCTTCGAGATCGGGGGCTGGGCGCTGATTCCTAAGCATGCGCCGGTGACGCGCGGGGTGATCGTCGGCCACGGTTATGGCGGACGCGAGGGCCCCGATTTTCATCTGCCGATACCGAATGCGGTTTATTTGTTTCCGTGTTTTCGCGGCCTGTCCCGCAGCCGGCGCTGGCCGATTTCGGATAACCCGGCCTATCACGTCCTGCACGACATCGACAATAAAGACCGCTACATCCTGGGCGGCTGCGTGGAAGACCTCTGGGTCGCGGTGTCTGCCTTGCTGGCCATGTTTCCCGCCGTAGCCGGCCATGTCGGCTATCTCGGCATCAGCTTTGGCGGCGGCATCGGCGCGCTGGCGCTGCCCTGGGACAGACGCATTCAGCGCGCCCATCTGAATGTGCCGAGTTTCGGCGATCACCCGCGGCGCCTGAAACTGCCGACCTGGGGCAGCGCGGCGGCGCTGCAAAACTACCAGCGCGAGCACGGTCATATTCTCGACACGTTGCGCTATTATGATGCAGCCATCGCGGCGCGGTACATCGAGGCGCCCGTGCATGTGGCGGCGGCGCTGGCCGATCCGGTGGTGACTCCGCCCGGCCAGTTCAGCATTTACAACGCACTGCCCCGGGAAAAACGATTGTTTGTCTTTGACATGGGGCATGCGGACTATCCCCGCAAGGCGGAGCAGGAAAACGCATTAATAGAGGAATTACGGGAGTTTTTCGACTGCTTATGA
- a CDS encoding SGNH/GDSL hydrolase family protein has protein sequence MNTGKLFGNKLALAGLWLALTTPALATAQTSYDRIVTFGASLTDPGNGFFLLTSLVDPETHEPCGARSLSVPPYDQLDELTIPEAPYAKGGHHFTNGDTWVEYLAGTLKMSKDTHPALKPGRHVASNYAVGGARTEAYPCRFNLPDQIDAFSKDGLQTTDQTLFILEIGGNDVRDALLLALFDVQLIRPAIERIVDNISATVEYLHTHHNAQNILLVNVPDIGQTPAVKALDAIPEYKGIAALATYLSAQFNGALANEVAYTLIPAGMNARILNIFDLLHDILAHPKSYGISDTQHACVTPKIPPFACKKPDTYLFWDGIHPTTAIHQTIAKEAATTLSF, from the coding sequence ATGAACACAGGCAAATTATTCGGAAATAAACTGGCACTGGCTGGCTTGTGGCTCGCGCTGACAACTCCCGCCCTGGCAACGGCGCAAACGTCTTACGACAGAATCGTGACTTTCGGCGCCAGTTTGACCGATCCCGGCAACGGCTTTTTCTTGCTGACTTCGTTGGTCGATCCAGAAACCCATGAGCCCTGCGGAGCCCGATCATTAAGCGTTCCCCCCTATGATCAACTGGATGAATTGACAATCCCGGAAGCGCCCTACGCCAAAGGCGGACATCATTTTACCAACGGCGACACTTGGGTTGAATACCTCGCGGGCACACTCAAAATGTCCAAAGATACCCATCCGGCGTTGAAACCGGGACGCCATGTCGCCAGCAATTATGCCGTCGGCGGCGCGCGAACCGAAGCCTATCCGTGCCGGTTCAATCTGCCGGATCAGATCGACGCCTTCAGCAAAGACGGACTCCAAACAACCGACCAGACCTTGTTTATCTTGGAAATCGGGGGCAACGATGTGCGTGACGCACTGCTGCTAGCCTTATTCGATGTGCAGTTAATAAGACCCGCAATTGAACGCATCGTGGATAACATTTCGGCTACAGTGGAATATCTACATACGCATCATAACGCGCAGAACATTTTGCTGGTCAATGTTCCGGACATCGGGCAAACACCGGCAGTCAAGGCATTAGATGCCATACCCGAATACAAGGGCATAGCCGCCTTGGCAACTTACTTATCGGCGCAATTTAATGGTGCTTTAGCCAATGAAGTCGCCTATACGCTGATTCCTGCCGGCATGAATGCCCGTATCTTGAATATCTTTGACCTGCTCCACGATATCCTGGCTCACCCGAAATCCTACGGCATCAGCGATACCCAACACGCCTGCGTCACCCCTAAAATTCCGCCGTTCGCCTGCAAAAAACCGGATACCTATCTATTTTGGGACGGCATCCATCCCACCACGGCCATTCATCAAACGATCGCCAAAGAAGCCGCGACAACGCTGAGCTTTTGA
- a CDS encoding NADPH-dependent FMN reductase, with translation MNTAFSMPKILAFSGSARKNSFNQRLVKIAAQGAEQAGAEVTVINLADFPMPIFNQDDEAEHGIPDAARAFKNLLIEHDGFLIASPEYNSAFSPLLKNAIDWASRREGDEAPLLAYRGKVAAIMAASPGALGGLRGLVFLRLLLSNIGVTVLPEQQAIVQADKALHPDGYLNDAQLQAAVLNLGARLADATRKLQG, from the coding sequence ATGAATACGGCATTTTCCATGCCCAAAATCCTCGCCTTTTCCGGCAGCGCCCGGAAAAACTCCTTCAACCAGCGCTTGGTCAAAATCGCGGCGCAAGGCGCTGAACAGGCCGGCGCCGAGGTGACGGTGATTAATCTGGCCGATTTTCCGATGCCGATCTTCAATCAGGACGACGAGGCAGAGCACGGCATTCCCGATGCCGCGCGCGCATTCAAAAACTTGCTGATCGAGCATGACGGCTTTTTGATCGCCTCGCCCGAATACAACAGCGCCTTCAGTCCTTTGCTGAAAAACGCGATCGATTGGGCGTCCCGGCGCGAAGGCGATGAAGCGCCGCTCTTGGCTTACCGCGGCAAGGTTGCGGCGATCATGGCCGCATCGCCGGGCGCGTTGGGAGGGCTGAGGGGCTTGGTTTTTTTAAGGTTGCTGCTCAGCAATATCGGCGTGACCGTGCTGCCCGAGCAGCAGGCGATCGTGCAAGCCGACAAAGCGCTGCATCCTGACGGCTACCTGAACGATGCGCAGTTGCAAGCTGCCGTGCTCAATTTGGGGGCGAGGCTGGCCGACGCGACGCGAAAATTGCAGGGTTAA
- a CDS encoding DUF502 domain-containing protein, translating into MNPLVKQVLNYFLIGVLAVIPIVITLQIMIFVKDRVSDLIGTVYAVSDNYFYTLLVFGVSTAILVWIGRKLVKDGRYWVIATFDRVIDKIPFLNTIYRVLKKVSNMISGHDKTVAKEVVYVEYPKEGVWMAAYVTNRFDDKYVLFIPTSPNPTSGYTAIVDKSKVIKSAMNIEEASSLIISVGVDFNKISETTGLPK; encoded by the coding sequence ATGAACCCACTGGTAAAACAAGTTTTAAATTATTTTTTGATCGGCGTGTTGGCGGTGATCCCGATCGTGATTACATTGCAGATCATGATCTTCGTGAAAGACCGCGTGTCCGATCTGATCGGCACCGTTTATGCCGTCTCGGACAATTATTTTTACACGTTGTTGGTGTTCGGCGTCAGTACCGCGATTCTGGTCTGGATCGGGCGTAAACTCGTCAAGGACGGACGCTACTGGGTCATCGCGACCTTCGACCGCGTTATCGATAAAATTCCTTTTCTGAATACCATTTACCGGGTCCTTAAAAAAGTCAGCAATATGATTTCCGGCCATGACAAGACGGTTGCGAAAGAGGTCGTTTATGTCGAGTATCCGAAGGAAGGCGTCTGGATGGCGGCCTATGTGACCAACCGCTTCGACGATAAATATGTGTTGTTCATACCGACTTCGCCGAATCCGACCTCCGGTTATACCGCGATCGTGGACAAGTCGAAAGTCATCAAATCGGCGATGAATATCGAGGAAGCGAGCAGCCTGATCATCAGCGTCGGCGTCGACTTCAACAAAATATCCGAGACTACCGGCTTGCCTAAGTAG
- the phoR gene encoding phosphate regulon sensor histidine kinase PhoR, producing the protein MGVWKREITIVLLSLFAIVIVGFLTGALLPLLLAATLIFLLRQLQQISRFERWISRGGKVDYPNTKGIWEDIYYHVYRLRKAEKRRKKKLRKLLEQFRDFTGALPDAAVILGEDDVIEWANKAALKVLGLQPADKGQRIPNLIRYPEFIRYLKLQNYQDAIILPSPVNNQITLAVRIVNYGSGLRLLLAQDVTQVKKMERMRKDFVANVSHELRTPLTVLKGYLETLQDMDDGGSALLTGSLEQMRGQTERMQHLVDDLLMLTRLETQQRRTICVDVPALLKQICNERGVVENSARRIELSLASDANIHGDEQELRSAFTNLVGNALKYSPADSVVKVRWFEDGDTVVLEVEDRGFGIAPEDIPRVTERFYRAESNHARKTPGTGLGLAIVKHVLMRHDARLHIISELGRGSCFSCHFPLHRLCD; encoded by the coding sequence ATGGGAGTTTGGAAAAGGGAAATTACAATTGTATTGCTATCGCTATTCGCGATAGTCATTGTCGGCTTTCTGACAGGCGCTCTGCTGCCTTTACTGCTGGCGGCAACCTTGATCTTTCTGTTGCGGCAGCTTCAGCAAATCAGCCGCTTCGAACGCTGGATCAGCCGGGGGGGTAAAGTCGATTATCCTAATACCAAAGGGATCTGGGAAGATATTTACTACCATGTTTATCGGCTCAGAAAGGCCGAAAAACGCCGTAAAAAGAAGCTCCGGAAACTGCTCGAACAGTTTCGGGATTTCACCGGGGCCTTGCCCGATGCCGCGGTCATTTTGGGCGAGGACGATGTGATCGAGTGGGCCAACAAGGCGGCGCTGAAAGTATTGGGCTTGCAGCCGGCGGACAAGGGTCAACGCATTCCGAATCTGATCCGCTATCCCGAGTTTATCCGCTATCTCAAATTGCAGAATTATCAGGACGCGATCATTTTGCCTTCGCCGGTGAACAATCAGATTACCTTGGCGGTCAGGATCGTCAATTACGGTTCAGGCCTTAGGCTGTTGCTGGCGCAGGATGTCACGCAAGTGAAGAAGATGGAAAGGATGCGCAAGGATTTTGTCGCGAACGTTTCGCACGAACTCAGAACACCGTTGACGGTGCTGAAGGGCTATCTTGAAACCTTGCAGGATATGGACGACGGCGGTTCCGCCTTATTGACCGGTTCGCTGGAACAGATGCGCGGGCAGACCGAGCGCATGCAGCATCTGGTCGATGACTTGTTGATGCTGACCCGGCTCGAGACACAGCAAAGGCGCACGATTTGCGTCGATGTGCCGGCATTGCTGAAGCAAATTTGCAATGAGCGCGGCGTGGTCGAAAATTCGGCGAGGCGCATCGAATTGTCTCTGGCATCGGACGCCAATATTCATGGCGACGAGCAGGAACTCCGCAGCGCGTTTACCAACCTGGTCGGCAACGCGCTGAAATATTCACCGGCCGATTCGGTGGTGAAGGTGCGCTGGTTTGAGGACGGCGATACGGTCGTGCTCGAGGTCGAGGACCGCGGTTTCGGCATCGCGCCGGAGGATATTCCGCGCGTCACCGAGCGTTTTTACCGCGCAGAATCCAATCACGCCCGGAAAACTCCCGGCACCGGCCTCGGCCTTGCAATCGTGAAGCACGTGCTGATGCGCCATGACGCCCGCCTGCATATCATCAGCGAACTCGGCAGGGGGAGCTGTTTCAGCTGTCATTTCCCGTTGCATCGCCTGTGCGATTGA
- the phoB gene encoding phosphate regulon transcriptional regulator PhoB: MTKLTILVVEDEDSIRAMLLLVLEQAGFIAHAASDAKAAQAILDQTPVDLILLDWMLPGISGAEWARRLRKESAYQELPVILLTARGEEEDKVRGFDVGVDDYMTKPFSPKELIARIRAVLRRSGKLQGGGQIVLGDMALDAEQHRLSIGERQLEVSPTEFRLMQFFMTHPDKVYTRTQLLDQVWGRSVYIEERTVDVHIRRLRKILSEYGREELLQTVRGFGYRFSLVQ; this comes from the coding sequence ATGACCAAACTCACTATTCTCGTGGTTGAAGATGAAGACTCGATCCGCGCGATGCTGCTCTTAGTGCTCGAGCAAGCCGGTTTTATCGCGCATGCGGCGAGCGACGCCAAGGCCGCGCAAGCGATTCTCGATCAGACGCCAGTGGATCTGATCCTGCTGGACTGGATGCTGCCCGGCATCAGCGGCGCGGAATGGGCGCGGCGTTTGCGTAAAGAAAGCGCTTATCAGGAGTTGCCGGTCATTTTATTGACCGCGAGAGGGGAAGAGGAAGACAAAGTGCGCGGTTTCGATGTCGGTGTCGACGATTACATGACCAAGCCGTTTTCTCCGAAGGAATTGATCGCCAGAATTCGCGCGGTGCTGCGCCGAAGCGGCAAGCTACAAGGCGGTGGGCAAATCGTGCTCGGCGACATGGCGCTCGATGCGGAACAGCACCGCCTAAGCATCGGCGAACGCCAGCTTGAAGTCAGTCCGACCGAATTCCGCCTGATGCAGTTTTTCATGACCCATCCGGACAAAGTCTATACGCGCACGCAATTGCTCGATCAGGTCTGGGGGCGCAGTGTGTATATCGAAGAGCGCACGGTCGATGTGCATATCCGCCGGCTCAGAAAGATTCTCTCCGAGTATGGCCGCGAGGAGCTTTTGCAAACGGTGCGCGGCTTCGGTTATCGATTCTCGTTGGTACAATAG
- the mscL gene encoding large-conductance mechanosensitive channel protein MscL, giving the protein MSVLQEFKEFAIKGNAVDMSVGIVIGAAFGKIVSSLVADVVMPPIGVLVGGVDFTNLAITIKEASGDAPAVMLKYGSFLQAVVDFTIIAFAIFLVIKLINQLKKKQVEAPAPAPEPTKEELLLTEIRDLLKERKP; this is encoded by the coding sequence ATGAGTGTATTACAAGAATTCAAAGAATTTGCAATCAAAGGCAACGCGGTCGACATGTCGGTCGGCATCGTCATCGGCGCGGCTTTCGGCAAGATCGTGTCGTCGCTAGTCGCCGATGTGGTCATGCCGCCGATCGGCGTCCTGGTCGGCGGCGTCGACTTTACCAACCTCGCGATCACAATCAAGGAGGCATCGGGCGATGCGCCGGCGGTGATGTTGAAATACGGCAGCTTCCTGCAAGCCGTCGTCGATTTTACGATCATAGCCTTTGCGATTTTTCTGGTGATCAAATTGATCAACCAGCTGAAGAAGAAACAAGTCGAAGCTCCAGCGCCGGCTCCCGAACCGACAAAGGAAGAACTGTTGCTGACCGAAATCCGCGACCTGCTGAAGGAAAGAAAACCCTAG
- a CDS encoding methyltransferase domain-containing protein, with translation MTVEASVLARYSEGAAVRQEALCCPVDYDRELLAILPQEIIDKDYGCGDPSRYVQPGDTVLDLGSGSGKICYMAAQLVGDEGKVIGVDMNDDMLALARKYQPEMAEKIGSNRVEFVKGQIQDLALDLAAMDAQLAQHPVKSSHDLIALRAWQDRLRQQSPLIADNSVDLVISNCVLNLVHDSDKAQLIREIFRVVKPGGRVAISDIVSDETVPEHLKQDPELWSGCISGALQEYDFLQAFIDAGFIAVGYDKWENSPWQVVEGLEFRSVTITAIKPLNEPCLDKGHAVIYRGPFSKVYDDEGHVFYRGQRMAVCERSCKVLTGPAYGDNFIGIAPLHDNPGVPWCAPSGTVRPVSETKGALHHQDQCAGGGGCC, from the coding sequence ATGACCGTAGAAGCGAGTGTGTTGGCGCGTTATTCCGAAGGCGCGGCGGTAAGGCAGGAAGCTTTGTGCTGTCCTGTCGACTATGACCGGGAATTGCTGGCGATCCTGCCGCAGGAAATTATCGACAAGGATTACGGCTGCGGCGATCCGTCCCGCTATGTACAGCCAGGCGATACCGTGCTCGATCTGGGCTCAGGTTCAGGCAAAATCTGTTACATGGCCGCGCAACTGGTCGGCGACGAAGGCAAGGTAATCGGCGTCGATATGAACGACGACATGCTCGCGCTGGCGCGGAAATACCAGCCGGAAATGGCCGAAAAAATCGGCTCGAACCGGGTTGAATTCGTGAAGGGGCAGATTCAGGATTTGGCGCTCGATCTGGCCGCGATGGATGCGCAGCTGGCGCAGCATCCGGTCAAGAGTTCGCACGATCTGATCGCGCTGCGCGCCTGGCAGGACAGGCTGCGGCAACAGTCGCCGCTGATCGCCGACAACTCGGTCGACCTGGTCATTTCGAACTGCGTGCTGAATCTGGTGCATGACAGCGACAAGGCGCAATTGATCCGCGAGATTTTCCGCGTCGTAAAACCGGGCGGGCGGGTCGCGATTTCGGACATCGTCTCGGACGAGACGGTGCCCGAGCATCTGAAACAGGACCCCGAGCTGTGGAGCGGCTGCATCTCGGGCGCGTTGCAGGAATACGATTTCTTGCAGGCTTTCATCGATGCCGGCTTCATCGCGGTCGGCTATGACAAGTGGGAAAACAGCCCCTGGCAGGTCGTCGAAGGGTTAGAATTCCGTTCGGTCACGATCACCGCAATCAAGCCGCTGAATGAGCCCTGTCTCGACAAAGGCCATGCGGTGATTTACCGCGGCCCTTTTTCGAAGGTCTATGACGATGAAGGCCATGTATTTTACCGGGGCCAGCGCATGGCGGTCTGCGAGCGCAGCTGCAAGGTCCTGACCGGGCCGGCTTACGGCGACAATTTCATCGGCATCGCGCCGCTGCATGACAATCCTGGCGTGCCCTGGTGCGCGCCGTCCGGCACCGTGCGTCCGGTCAGCGAAACGAAAGGGGCCTTGCATCATCAGGATCAATGCGCGGGCGGCGGGGGATGCTGTTAG
- the arsS gene encoding arsenosugar biosynthesis radical SAM (seleno)protein ArsS (Some members of this family are selenoproteins.) produces MHATLPLLEQTDFPPIFRDELAVLQVNLGYLCNLSCMHCHVNAGPKRTELMDKDTVDLVLAFIEKEAIKILDLTGGAPEMNPHFRELVTEARRLGVKVIDRCNLTILEEPGYEDLAGFLAAQQVEITASLPCYLEDNVDRQRGKGAFQQSIAALQKLNTWGYGRGNGDLRLHLVFNPQGATLPPAQEPLEKAYKAHLREHYGITFNQLFAMTNLPIQRFGSMLVSKGMFNQYLQLLKDNHCAENLRYVMCLNTLSIDWQGFVYDCDFNQMLQLPLGAFAGQQKIHLQQLFGRALTGAPISVRQHCYGCTAGQGSSCGGALI; encoded by the coding sequence ATGCACGCGACCTTACCGCTCCTCGAACAGACCGACTTTCCACCGATTTTCCGGGACGAACTGGCGGTGTTGCAGGTCAATCTCGGCTATTTGTGCAACCTCAGTTGCATGCACTGCCATGTGAACGCGGGGCCGAAACGGACCGAACTGATGGACAAGGACACGGTCGATCTGGTGCTGGCGTTTATCGAAAAGGAAGCGATCAAAATACTCGATCTGACCGGGGGCGCGCCGGAGATGAATCCCCATTTCCGCGAACTGGTGACGGAAGCTAGGCGGTTGGGCGTGAAGGTGATCGACCGCTGCAATCTGACGATTCTGGAAGAGCCCGGCTACGAGGACCTGGCCGGCTTTCTCGCGGCCCAGCAGGTCGAAATCACCGCCTCCTTGCCGTGTTATCTCGAAGACAATGTCGACCGGCAGCGCGGCAAGGGCGCGTTTCAGCAGAGCATAGCGGCACTGCAAAAATTGAACACATGGGGTTACGGGCGGGGAAACGGCGATCTGCGCCTGCATCTGGTCTTCAATCCGCAAGGGGCGACCCTGCCGCCCGCGCAAGAGCCGCTCGAAAAAGCCTACAAGGCACATCTTAGGGAACATTACGGCATCACCTTCAATCAACTCTTCGCGATGACCAATCTGCCGATCCAGCGCTTCGGCAGCATGCTGGTCAGCAAGGGCATGTTCAATCAGTACCTGCAATTGCTGAAAGACAATCACTGTGCCGAGAATCTCCGGTATGTGATGTGCCTGAATACCTTGAGCATCGACTGGCAGGGATTTGTGTATGACTGCGATTTCAACCAGATGCTGCAATTGCCGCTGGGGGCTTTTGCCGGCCAACAAAAAATTCATTTGCAGCAGCTGTTTGGACGCGCCCTGACCGGCGCGCCGATCAGCGTGCGCCAGCATTGTTACGGCTGCACGGCCGGGCAAGGCAGCAGTTGCGGCGGCGCGTTAATCTGA
- a CDS encoding DUF3047 domain-containing protein, translating into MPITFSRRSIALLLLLTLAANIAQGADTIRIGDFSSGSLKAWETQAFKGQTRYRLVEQEGAKVLKADSAASASGLFRKQRIDLTKTPFLNWRWRIENRLGQLNEQSKPGDDYAARVYVVIDGGLAFWRKKALNYVWASTSPKGKIWPNAFAGENVMMIALRSSGDGTAAWHHEKRNILDDLRKQFGEAIDHIDAVAIMTDTDNAGGRATAYYGDIFFSAK; encoded by the coding sequence ATGCCTATCACATTTTCGCGTCGATCGATTGCGCTGTTGTTGCTTTTGACGCTGGCGGCCAACATCGCCCAGGGCGCTGACACGATCCGCATCGGCGATTTTTCATCCGGATCGCTAAAGGCCTGGGAAACGCAAGCGTTCAAGGGGCAGACGCGCTATCGCCTGGTAGAACAGGAGGGCGCCAAAGTGTTGAAGGCCGACAGCGCGGCGAGCGCCTCGGGGCTGTTCAGGAAACAGCGCATCGATCTGACTAAAACGCCGTTTCTGAACTGGCGCTGGCGGATCGAAAACCGGCTCGGCCAGCTGAATGAGCAGTCGAAGCCTGGGGATGATTATGCGGCGCGGGTGTATGTGGTGATCGACGGCGGGCTGGCGTTCTGGCGCAAGAAGGCGCTCAATTATGTCTGGGCAAGCACCTCGCCGAAGGGTAAAATCTGGCCGAATGCGTTTGCGGGCGAGAACGTGATGATGATCGCGCTGCGCTCATCCGGTGACGGCACGGCGGCCTGGCATCATGAAAAACGCAACATTCTCGATGACCTCCGCAAACAGTTCGGCGAAGCCATCGATCATATCGACGCGGTCGCGATCATGACCGATACCGACAATGCCGGAGGCCGGGCGACCGCCTATTACGGCGACATTTTTTTCAGCGCGAAGTAA